Proteins encoded within one genomic window of Hermetia illucens chromosome 2, iHerIll2.2.curated.20191125, whole genome shotgun sequence:
- the LOC119647978 gene encoding endocuticle structural protein SgAbd-6-like, with translation MKFIIVFAAIAAVALAAPVDDSKNAHIIRYDSDNIGTDGYSFAYETSDGTSRQEQAQLKNIGSENEALVVRGSISWIGADGQQYTLNYIADENGFQPEGAHLPRA, from the exons ATGAAGTTCATTATCGTTTTCGCTGCTATTGCCGCCGTCGCCTTGGCTGCTCCTGTCGATGATTCAAAGAATGCCCATATCATCCGGTACGACAGCGACAATATCGGAACAGATGGATACAGTTTTGC TTACGAAACCAGCGACGGAACTTCCCGACAAGAACAGGCTCAACTGAAGAACATTGGATCAGAGAACGAAGCCCTCGTTGTACGTGGATCAATCAGCTGGATTGGAGCCGATGGCCAGCAATACACCCTCAACTACATTGCTGATGAAAATGGATTCCAACCAGAAGGAGCTCATTTGCCACGTGCTTAA
- the LOC119647977 gene encoding endocuticle structural protein SgAbd-6-like, translated as MKFAIVFAALLAAALAAPVDDPKNAQILRYESDNIGTDGYNFAFETSDGTSRQEQAQLKNVGTENEALAVRGTISWVAADGQQYTLNFVADENGFQPEGAHLPRA; from the exons ATGAAATTCGCTATCGTTTTTGCCGCTCTCTTGGCCGCCGCCTTGGCTGCTCCAGTTGATGACCCCAAGAACGCCCAAATCCTCCGTTACGAAAGTGACAATATTGGAACTGATGGATACAACTTCGC TTTCGAAACCAGCGATGGAACCTCCCGCCAAGAACAAGCTCAACTTAAGAACGTTGGAACTGAAAACGAAGCTCTTGCCGTCCGTGGAACCATCAGCTGGGTTGCTGCCGATGGCCAACAATACACCCTCAACTTCGTAGCTGATGAGAACGGTTTCCAACCAGAAGGTGCCCATTTGCCACGTGCCTAA
- the LOC119647980 gene encoding flexible cuticle protein 12-like: MKFAIALFAVLAVAAAIPLDDPKVAKVLRLEADNIGTDGYKWGFETSDGKVHDEQGQLKNIGTEGEAIVVRGAYSYTDKDGVNYQVSYVADENGFQPEGAHIPK, from the exons ATGAAATTCGCCATCGCTCTCTTCGCTGTTTTGGCCGTCGCTGCCGCCATCCCACTCGATGACCCAAAGGTCGCTAAGGTCCTTCGTTTGGAAGCCGACAACATTGGAACTGATGGATACAAATGGGG ATTCGAAACCAGTGACGGAAAGGTCCATGACGAACAAGGTCAATTGAAGAACATTGGAACCGAAGGTGAAGCCATCGTTGTCCGTGGTGCCTACTCCTACACCGATAAGGATGGCGTAAACTACCAAGTCTCATACGTAGCTGATGAAAACGGTTTCCAACCAGAAGGCGCCCACAtcccaaagtaa
- the LOC119647981 gene encoding endocuticle structural glycoprotein ABD-5-like: protein MKVLVLLILSVIVIVQAFPQKEVPEIVLYETDGDDNSYNFQFETSDGIARVEKGELKESSVPGEQQLSVEGSYVYSDDQGKEHRVRYIADERGYRVLPNKS from the exons ATGAAGGTCTTAGTGTTGTTAATATTGAGCGTTATTGTCATAGTGCAAGCTTTCCCGCAAAAAGAAGTTCCTGAAATTGTTTTATACGAAACTGATGGTGATGACAATAGTTACAATTTCCA ATTCGAGACAAGTGACGGTATAGCTAGAGTAGAGAAGGGAGAACTGAAGGAGTCTTCAGTGCCCGGTGAACAACAGTTATCAGTGGAAGGTTCCTACGTCTACTCTGATGACCAAGGAAAAGAGCATCGTGTCCGATACATAGCCGACGAACGTGGATACCGTGTGCTTCCGAACAAGTCATGA